Proteins encoded together in one Halorubellus sp. JP-L1 window:
- a CDS encoding response regulator, with translation MAKNITGDAAREDARDLGRQRDATTVLLTEDDDAFRETERLWLARERHYDTREAADGEEALAALDAAVDVLVLDLHMPKVSGPEVLARLDETTFDGDVVVVSASRLEDHEDGGPLGGGAVAAKLDKPVDCEEFVGTLDRYAR, from the coding sequence ATGGCGAAAAACATCACAGGTGACGCCGCCCGGGAGGACGCTCGGGACCTCGGCCGACAGCGGGACGCAACGACCGTGCTCTTGACGGAGGACGACGACGCGTTCCGCGAGACCGAGCGACTCTGGCTGGCGCGCGAACGACACTACGACACGCGGGAGGCCGCCGACGGCGAAGAGGCACTGGCAGCGCTCGACGCCGCGGTCGACGTCCTGGTGCTCGACCTGCACATGCCGAAGGTCTCGGGTCCCGAAGTCCTCGCGCGACTCGACGAGACGACGTTCGACGGCGACGTCGTCGTCGTCAGCGCCAGCCGACTCGAAGACCACGAGGACGGGGGGCCCCTGGGCGGTGGGGCGGTCGCCGCCAAACTCGACAAACCCGTCGATTGCGAGGAGTTCGTCGGGACCCTCGACCGGTACGCACGGTGA